From one Flavobacteriales bacterium genomic stretch:
- a CDS encoding acyltransferase — protein sequence MGTLISKLIFFFSGWTMDKDIPADVQRCVIIAAPHTSNWDLVHARAAFYLMGIPLRFTIKKEWLRPPFGWLVKAMGGLGIDRSPKKAGEPRKSMTEAMIDLFKEHQTLAMMVTPEGTRSLRTEWKTGFYHVAVGAGVPIALGYLDYKRKHAGVGPIIHPSGDMDADLRNIMAFYKDIAPKHPKKFAIDQRYA from the coding sequence ATGGGAACGCTCATTTCAAAACTCATCTTTTTCTTCAGCGGTTGGACCATGGACAAGGACATTCCTGCCGATGTGCAGCGCTGCGTGATCATTGCCGCACCACACACCAGCAATTGGGATCTGGTGCATGCCCGCGCTGCGTTCTACCTCATGGGAATTCCGCTTCGGTTCACCATCAAAAAGGAGTGGCTGCGGCCTCCGTTCGGTTGGCTTGTAAAAGCCATGGGCGGATTGGGAATTGATAGAAGTCCGAAGAAGGCGGGAGAACCCAGAAAAAGCATGACCGAGGCCATGATCGATCTCTTCAAAGAACATCAGACATTGGCCATGATGGTCACTCCCGAAGGAACGCGATCGCTACGCACGGAGTGGAAAACGGGATTCTATCACGTAGCGGTTGGAGCAGGTGTTCCCATTGCGTTGGGTTATTTGGATTACAAGCGCAAACATGCAGGTGTCGGACCGATCATTCACCCTTCGGGAGATATGGATGCGGATCTGCGCAACATCATGGCATTTTACAAGGACATCGCGCCAAAGCATCCCAAGAAATTTGCCATCGATCAGCGGTACGCTTGA
- a CDS encoding MFS transporter, producing the protein MTKRLSYLLAFIKFTHIMDFMIMMPLGPQLERIWDISPKEFGILVSAYTFSAGIVGLLGSFFMDRFDRKRSLVFLYTGFLIGTSACALSNSYEMLLLARCVTGAFGGLLGANVLSIVGDLTPIEKRSETMGIIMAAFSAASVFGVPFGLFLATRFGWQTPFMFLAIIGLPILILNVLMVPNVNQHLANGTEKPLKILKDMFSDGNQLFAHLFIVLLMLGQFSVITFIAPYMVSNVGFSESQLMFIYLAGGTCTFFSSPIFGRYADRFGQLKFFVVVTLLSLIPIWVITHLTAMALPAVLVITSIMFILISGRIIPAMTMITSSVKSGRRGGFMSANTAIQQIGAGTASFLAGSIVMKNASGTYDNYELVGYLAIAASLVAILVATRLKAVS; encoded by the coding sequence ATGACCAAACGACTTTCCTACCTGCTTGCCTTCATCAAGTTCACGCACATCATGGATTTCATGATCATGATGCCACTTGGGCCGCAGTTGGAGCGCATTTGGGATATTTCCCCGAAGGAATTCGGCATTCTTGTTTCGGCCTACACGTTCAGTGCGGGTATTGTGGGATTGCTCGGTTCGTTCTTCATGGACCGTTTTGACCGCAAACGTTCGCTGGTTTTTCTTTACACGGGTTTCCTTATCGGAACGTCTGCCTGCGCACTTTCCAACTCGTACGAAATGCTGCTGTTGGCACGTTGCGTGACAGGTGCCTTCGGTGGTCTGTTGGGTGCCAATGTGCTTTCCATTGTTGGCGACCTGACACCCATTGAAAAGCGTTCGGAAACCATGGGAATCATCATGGCGGCATTTTCTGCTGCTTCAGTATTCGGTGTTCCGTTCGGGCTGTTTCTTGCCACACGGTTCGGTTGGCAAACGCCTTTCATGTTCCTCGCCATTATCGGGCTGCCCATTCTCATCCTCAATGTGCTGATGGTTCCGAACGTGAACCAACATCTTGCGAATGGAACGGAGAAACCGTTGAAGATCCTAAAAGACATGTTCTCGGATGGAAATCAGCTATTTGCGCATCTGTTCATTGTATTGCTGATGCTGGGTCAGTTCAGCGTCATCACGTTCATTGCGCCTTACATGGTGTCGAATGTCGGCTTTTCTGAAAGCCAGCTCATGTTCATTTACTTGGCCGGTGGAACGTGCACCTTCTTCTCATCTCCGATATTCGGCAGGTATGCCGACCGTTTCGGGCAACTGAAATTCTTTGTGGTGGTAACGTTGCTTTCACTCATCCCTATTTGGGTGATCACACATCTTACCGCTATGGCATTGCCTGCGGTTCTGGTCATCACAAGCATCATGTTCATTCTTATTTCGGGAAGAATTATCCCAGCGATGACGATGATCACTTCTTCCGTGAAATCGGGCAGACGAGGCGGTTTTATGAGTGCCAACACGGCCATTCAGCAAATAGGCGCGGGAACAGCGAGTTTCCTTGCGGGAAGTATTGTGATGAAAAACGCTTCGGGCACGTACGACAACTACGAACTGGTAGGTTATTTGGCCATTGCGGCTTCGTTGGTGGCCATTCTTGTTGCCACACGCCTCAAAGCGGTTTCCTGA
- a CDS encoding OmpA family protein, which translates to MKQIAFIALSTLLLSSCVSMKKHTKLSEEYTGLKSMYEKNSNDLSRALREVVSLKKQVERDSIELARLRNQNDRLVSNMGEMATLSKKEAENMERSLEKINERDLQIKRLQDAIDRKDSVTFALVTSIKGAIGNLDDEDIQIQVDKGAVFVSISDKFLFKSGSYNLNSKAMDVIGKVAKILEAKPDFEVMIEGHTDNVSYRKGELLDNWDLSTKRATSIVRVLQEDFKIDPARMTAAGRSEYVPVSENDTPEGRAANRRTRIIILPKLDQFYGMIEEGLQNAE; encoded by the coding sequence TCCACTTTACTGCTCAGTAGCTGTGTATCCATGAAAAAGCACACGAAGCTGAGCGAGGAGTACACGGGGTTGAAGAGCATGTATGAGAAGAATTCGAACGACCTGAGCCGCGCATTGCGCGAAGTCGTTTCGTTGAAAAAACAGGTGGAGCGCGACAGCATCGAGCTTGCCAGACTTCGCAATCAGAACGACCGTTTGGTAAGCAACATGGGCGAAATGGCCACGCTCTCGAAGAAAGAGGCGGAGAACATGGAACGATCGCTGGAAAAGATCAACGAGCGCGACCTGCAGATCAAGCGTCTTCAGGATGCCATCGACCGAAAGGATTCCGTGACATTTGCCTTGGTAACGAGCATCAAAGGTGCCATTGGCAACTTGGATGATGAGGACATTCAAATTCAAGTGGATAAAGGGGCTGTTTTCGTTTCCATCTCCGACAAATTCCTATTCAAAAGTGGCAGCTACAACCTGAACAGCAAGGCGATGGATGTGATCGGTAAAGTGGCCAAGATCCTGGAAGCGAAACCTGATTTTGAGGTGATGATCGAAGGACACACCGACAACGTTTCGTACCGCAAGGGCGAACTGCTCGACAACTGGGATCTGAGCACCAAGCGCGCCACCTCCATTGTACGTGTGCTTCAGGAGGATTTCAAGATCGATCCGGCCCGTATGACAGCCGCTGGCCGTTCGGAGTATGTTCCTGTAAGCGAGAACGACACGCCTGAAGGCCGCGCTGCCAACCGCAGAACACGCATCATCATCCTTCCGAAACTCGATCAGTTCTACGGAATGATCGAGGAAGGTCTGCAGAATGCGGAGTAA